A part of Corynebacterium lactis RW2-5 genomic DNA contains:
- a CDS encoding bifunctional nuclease family protein encodes MGSNLVEVKFLDWMAHPPEDDPVLLLHDEADNRIVPIWIGVAEAALFAARDSRSSQRRPGMHEVFVDGIELAGQHALRGQITGVHEGVFIASLVFEGDIEVDMRPSDLILIADLLEIPLYVARDVVDSVAVPARLVATNGGSLTDDEEASSMEASVEEFAEFLDTIDADYFAQKPEEDRNPRDSGESGDSEN; translated from the coding sequence TTGGGTTCAAACCTCGTCGAAGTCAAGTTCCTGGACTGGATGGCGCACCCTCCAGAGGATGACCCGGTGCTGCTTCTGCATGACGAAGCAGATAACCGCATCGTCCCCATCTGGATTGGTGTGGCGGAAGCCGCTCTCTTCGCAGCGCGGGACTCGCGTAGCTCTCAGCGTCGCCCCGGCATGCACGAGGTCTTTGTAGACGGCATCGAGCTCGCCGGCCAACACGCTCTCCGCGGGCAGATCACAGGCGTTCATGAGGGAGTTTTCATCGCTTCTCTCGTATTCGAGGGCGACATCGAGGTGGACATGCGCCCTTCGGATCTCATCCTCATCGCTGACCTCCTTGAAATTCCGCTCTACGTCGCGCGGGATGTCGTCGACTCGGTCGCAGTCCCCGCGCGCCTCGTCGCCACTAACGGCGGTTCGCTTACCGACGATGAGGAAGCGAGCTCGATGGAGGCCTCGGTAGAGGAGTTCGCCGAGTTCTTGGACACTATCGATGCGGACTACTTCGCGCAGAAGCCCGAGGAAGATAGGAACCCGCGGGATTCGGGAGAGTCTGGAGATAGCGAAAACTAA
- a CDS encoding MerR family transcriptional regulator, which produces MAAVHESAMTQVTASASAAPQVRSTGKKKTIGAVLKEVKVEFPDVTLSKIRFLESEGLLCPSRSSSGYRRYSQSDIDRLRYILTVQRDNYLPLKVIKEQLDEIDAGNAAGDGLASVTPLVTADQFREAAVVSLSRAELAERAGCAVDFVSELVRVGLLTPDTMDMFDGDDLLVAETAVKLSEFGLDARHLKTVRTAATREADLVALAASPMRKSRAASGQQKAVEMGREMTALLVTLHGTLVKRQVNNELGK; this is translated from the coding sequence GTGGCAGCAGTACACGAATCCGCGATGACGCAGGTGACTGCGTCGGCAAGCGCAGCACCGCAGGTGCGTTCGACGGGTAAGAAGAAGACCATCGGCGCTGTGCTGAAGGAAGTCAAGGTTGAGTTTCCGGATGTCACGCTGTCGAAGATTCGCTTCCTAGAGTCGGAGGGGCTGCTGTGCCCGTCTCGCAGTTCTTCGGGCTACCGCCGCTACAGCCAGTCGGATATCGACCGGCTGCGCTATATCCTGACTGTTCAACGCGATAATTACCTGCCGCTGAAGGTCATCAAGGAGCAGCTCGACGAAATTGATGCGGGTAATGCCGCGGGCGATGGCCTGGCATCGGTTACGCCGCTGGTCACCGCGGATCAGTTCCGCGAGGCCGCTGTCGTTTCTCTTTCACGCGCTGAGCTGGCGGAGCGCGCCGGCTGCGCGGTGGACTTCGTCTCGGAGCTGGTTCGTGTTGGGCTTTTGACCCCGGACACGATGGACATGTTCGACGGCGATGACCTGCTGGTCGCCGAGACCGCGGTGAAGCTCTCCGAGTTCGGTCTGGATGCCCGTCATCTGAAGACGGTCCGAACAGCAGCCACTCGTGAAGCCGATCTGGTCGCGCTGGCTGCTAGCCCGATGCGCAAGTCCCGCGCTGCCTCCGGCCAGCAGAAGGCCGTCGAGATGGGCCGCGAGATGACTGCGCTGCTGGTCACACTGCACGGAACCCTGGTCAAGCGCCAGGTTAACAACGAACTGGGTAAGTAG
- the odhI gene encoding oxoglutarate dehydrogenase inhibitor Odhl, giving the protein MTNNNGQPEASVETTSVFRADLLKEMESGAGQDSAVSGVEGLPSGSALLVVKRGPNAGSRFLLDQAVTTAGRHPDSDIFLDDVTVSRRHAEFRKDGDQFEVVDVGSLNGTYVNREPKNSAVLSNGDEVQVGKFRLVFLIGR; this is encoded by the coding sequence ATGACTAACAACAACGGCCAGCCAGAGGCATCGGTCGAGACCACCTCGGTCTTCCGTGCTGATTTGCTGAAGGAGATGGAATCCGGCGCAGGTCAGGACTCTGCTGTCTCCGGTGTTGAGGGGCTGCCGTCCGGCTCTGCTCTTCTCGTTGTTAAGCGTGGACCGAACGCTGGTTCCCGTTTCCTGCTGGACCAGGCTGTTACCACGGCTGGTCGTCACCCGGACAGCGACATCTTCCTCGACGATGTCACCGTGTCCCGTCGTCACGCGGAGTTCCGCAAGGACGGCGATCAGTTTGAGGTCGTCGACGTGGGATCGCTCAACGGCACCTACGTTAACCGTGAGCCGAAGAACTCCGCAGTTCTCTCTAATGGTGACGAGGTTCAGGTCGGTAAGTTCCGCCTCGTATTCCTCATCGGTAGGTAA